From the Rhizobium sp. SL42 genome, the window CCCATGACCAGACCGAGGCCATGACCATGGGTGACCGGATCTGCGTGATGAAGGACGGCCACATCATGCAGGTCGCCGATCCGGTAACGCTCTACAACCGCCCAGCCAATGCCTTCGTCGCCGGCTTCATCGGCAGTCCGGAGATGAACCTCATTTCGGCCAAGCTGACGGCACTCGACGAGATCATCGTCGCAAACCAGACTGTTCCGCTTGTCGACGGCCTGCGCAACCGATTGATCGCCAATGCACCTCAACAGGTGACCATGGGCATCCGCCCGCAGCACCTGCGCATAGCCGCCCCCGAAACGCGCGGCACTTTGAGCGGCCGGATCAGCCATGTCGAATTCATGGGACACGAGGTTTACCTCTATGTCGACATCGGAGCGGAGCGGGTCATCGCCGTCGTCCCGTCGAGCCAGTTCGACCGCGGCGCCATCCGCGACGATCGTATCTGGCTGACCCCCGACATCGCCCAGATGCATATCTTCGACCGCCAGAGCGGGGAAAACATCTCTCTGGCCAACTGACATTTTCATCGTTTCAACTTGGGAGGAGCCAAAATGAGAACCTTGATTGCAACCGCTGCACTGCTCGCAGCCACCAGCCTCAGCACTGCCTATGCCAGCGATCTTCGCATGTCCTGGTGGGGCAGCGACGATCGCCACCTTGCCACGCAGGAAGCATTGAAGCTCTGCGGTGGCAAGTTCGGTCACACCATCGCCCCGGAATTCACCGGCTGGACCGGCCACCAGGAAAAGGTCACAACCCAGCTCGCCGGGAAGACCGAGGCGGACATCATGCAGATCAACTGGCCCTGGCTGCCGATCTTTTCCAAGAGCGGCGACGGCTTTGCCGATCTCAACCAGTACAAGGACGTTATCGATCTTGGTCAATGGTCGGAGAACGACCTGAACAGCGGCTCGGTCGATGGCAAGCTCAACGGCTTGCCCGTCTCGACGACAGGTCGTGTCTTCATGTTCAACAAGACCACCTATGAGAAGGCAGGCCTTGCCATCCCGAGCACCTGGGACGAACTGATCGCCGCTGCCCCGGTGATGAAGGAAAAGCTCGGCCAGGACTACTACCCCTTCGAAGGCGCCGCACTCGACGCCAGGCTCGTCGTCATCCTGCGCACCACGCAAAAAACCGGGAAGGACCTGATCGATCCGACCACCCACAAGGTCGCATGGACACCGGAGGAGCTCGCCGAAGGCCTGGAATTCTACCAGACCTTGGTCGACAAGGGCGTCATTGAATCGTGGAAGACAGTAGCTGCCGGCGGCAACGCGCCACTGCATGAAAATCCGGAATGGGCCAAGGGCAAGGTCGCCGGCACCTATCAATGGGACAGCACCTACGGCAAGATTTCCGGCCCGATGGAAGACGGCCAGGTCCTCGTTCCGGTCAAGCTGCTGACGGTCGAAGGCGCGACTACCGAAGGCGTCTATCGCAAGCCGTCCATGCTGTTTGCCATCTCGAAGAACAGCAAGGATCCAAAGGCGGCGGCGCAGGTGATCAATTGCATGCTCAACGACCCCGAGGCGATCAAGATCCTCGGCGCCACGCGCGGCATACCGTCGAGC encodes:
- a CDS encoding ABC transporter substrate-binding protein — encoded protein: MRTLIATAALLAATSLSTAYASDLRMSWWGSDDRHLATQEALKLCGGKFGHTIAPEFTGWTGHQEKVTTQLAGKTEADIMQINWPWLPIFSKSGDGFADLNQYKDVIDLGQWSENDLNSGSVDGKLNGLPVSTTGRVFMFNKTTYEKAGLAIPSTWDELIAAAPVMKEKLGQDYYPFEGAALDARLVVILRTTQKTGKDLIDPTTHKVAWTPEELAEGLEFYQTLVDKGVIESWKTVAAGGNAPLHENPEWAKGKVAGTYQWDSTYGKISGPMEDGQVLVPVKLLTVEGATTEGVYRKPSMLFAISKNSKDPKAAAQVINCMLNDPEAIKILGATRGIPSSKIALEVLGKEGKIKPVQIEANKIVLEASGVGVSPLNEHPRVTDVFDSTFEAFAYGQASAADAAQEIIDGINDALTGI